The Streptococcaceae bacterium ESL0729 genome has a segment encoding these proteins:
- a CDS encoding peptide chain release factor 3, which translates to MNLQEEVNKRRTFAIISHPDAGKTTITEQLLMFGGAIREAGTVKAKKSGTFAKSDWMEIEKQRGISVTSSVMQFDYAGKKVNILDTPGHEDFSEDTYRTLMAVDAAVMVIDSAKGIEAQTKKLFKVVKDRGIPVFTFINKLDRDGREPLELLEELEETLGILSTPMNWPIGMGKAFEGLYDMHNHRIELFKGDERFVELNEEGEVPENHELRNNPFYKQALDDIELIQEAGNPFSEEEVILGELTPVFFGSALTNFGVQTFLDTFLEYAPTPHAHKTTDGHEISPYSEDFSGFVFKIQANMNPAHRDRIAFVRISSGTFTRGMDIRLPRAKKKMKLSNVTQFMAESRENIETAVAGDIIGVYDTGTYQVGDTLLTGKQNFEYEPLPTFTPELFMRVSAKNVMKQKSFHKGIEQLVQEGAIQLYQNYQTNEYMLGAVGQLQFEVFQHRMIGEYNAEVVMTPMGNKTVRWINPEQLDEKMSSSRNILARDRFGNPLFLFENQFAERWFADKYPDVELSSTPPTA; encoded by the coding sequence ATGAATCTACAAGAAGAAGTAAATAAGCGTCGCACCTTTGCGATTATTAGTCACCCGGATGCCGGGAAGACGACTATCACTGAGCAACTTTTGATGTTCGGTGGTGCCATCCGTGAAGCTGGAACGGTTAAGGCCAAAAAATCTGGAACCTTTGCCAAGTCTGACTGGATGGAAATTGAAAAACAACGTGGGATTTCTGTAACCAGCTCTGTCATGCAGTTTGACTATGCTGGTAAGAAGGTAAACATCCTTGATACCCCAGGGCATGAGGACTTTTCAGAAGATACCTACCGAACTTTGATGGCTGTGGATGCTGCTGTTATGGTAATTGACAGTGCAAAAGGTATTGAGGCCCAGACCAAGAAACTTTTCAAGGTTGTAAAAGACCGCGGAATCCCAGTCTTCACCTTCATCAACAAACTTGACCGGGACGGGCGTGAACCTCTTGAACTCTTAGAAGAGCTTGAGGAAACACTTGGTATTTTAAGTACACCGATGAACTGGCCAATTGGGATGGGTAAAGCCTTTGAAGGACTTTACGACATGCACAACCACCGTATTGAACTCTTCAAGGGAGATGAGCGTTTTGTTGAGCTAAATGAAGAAGGTGAAGTACCTGAAAATCATGAACTACGCAACAACCCATTTTACAAGCAGGCATTAGACGACATTGAGCTAATCCAAGAAGCCGGAAATCCCTTCTCTGAAGAAGAGGTAATCCTAGGTGAGTTAACACCTGTCTTCTTTGGGTCAGCCCTTACAAACTTTGGTGTCCAAACCTTCCTTGATACCTTCTTAGAATATGCACCAACGCCTCATGCCCACAAGACCACTGATGGTCATGAGATTAGCCCCTATTCTGAAGACTTCTCAGGATTTGTCTTCAAGATCCAAGCCAACATGAACCCAGCCCACCGTGACCGCATTGCCTTTGTCCGCATTAGTTCAGGAACCTTTACCCGCGGGATGGATATCCGTCTTCCCCGAGCTAAAAAGAAGATGAAGCTATCAAACGTGACTCAGTTTATGGCTGAAAGTCGTGAAAACATTGAGACAGCAGTAGCAGGAGACATCATCGGGGTCTATGATACTGGAACTTATCAGGTTGGAGATACTCTATTAACTGGTAAGCAAAACTTTGAGTATGAGCCTTTACCAACATTTACCCCTGAATTATTTATGCGTGTCAGTGCTAAAAATGTCATGAAGCAAAAGAGCTTCCACAAGGGAATTGAGCAGCTGGTACAAGAAGGTGCCATCCAGCTCTACCAAAACTATCAAACCAATGAATATATGCTGGGTGCTGTCGGACAACTTCAATTTGAAGTCTTCCAGCACAGGATGATTGGTGAATATAATGCAGAGGTTGTTATGACTCCAATGGGGAACAAGACAGTCCGCTGGATTAATCCCGAGCAGCTTGATGAAAAAATGAGCTCCAGCCGTAACATTTTAGCCCGTGACCGTTTTGGAAATCCCCTTTTCCTATTTGAAAATCAATTTGCAGAACGCTGGTTTGCCGACAAGTACCCAGATGTGGAGTTAAGCTCGACACCACCAACTGCGTAA